cCAATCAATTGCAAATCTGACTAAATAATCACGATTAATCACAACTTGTGAATTTCAGTCACAAGTTGCACAGAAATTACGTGTATTTATAAGTtacaagtaaagtaatttaatttgttcccaaacaaaatcactgttaaatgtagtgtgtggtccatgcagactttaaaggtttgtgctatgttaaacttcagtctgttattacacaatatattggttattttaaagaaaaaagattgtacattaaaataaaatgcgcaAAAAACCTAACctataatttagaaaaattccAGTGTCAATACGAGAGAACTTTAGAACTAATTTGAACCTTAAACATTCAAactattgcacttttacattcagctgctgaggcacagcagactgtccacattactacaggatgactgaatcaatgctaaatactagaggtgatctcagtgagatggactcagaaacattagtaaaggaacgttccacaacaatgagagtgtcctgttaatgtgctgcttgtctctgtccCTCAGTTTGTGGACATGTCTCCTGCCTGCAGTGGGACGTCtgaacatcacttcctgtgctcCATCTGTCTGGAGGTGCTCACTGATCCAGTCACCACATCATGTGGACACAACTTCTGCAAAACATGCATCAGCACACACTGGGACACCAGTACCACCAGCAGGTGTCCCGTGTGTAATCAGGTGTTCAGCACTAAACCTCAGCTGAAGGTCAATATTATGATGCGTGAGATGGTTTCTCAGTTCAGACGTGAATCTGAGAagaaagcagcagcaccaggagaAGTTCCCTGTGACGTCTGCACTGGAACCAAAGTAAAGGCCCTGAAGTCCTGCCTGGACTGTGGGGTCTCCTACTGTGAGACTCACCTGGAGCCTCATCTGACAGCATCAGGCCTGAGAAGACATCAGCTGGTGGAGCCTGTGGAGAACCTGGAAACCAGGATGTGTCCAAAGCACAGCAAACCTCTGGAGCTGTTCTGTCAGAGTGATCAGACACGTGTCTGCTTGATGTGTTCTCTTTTGGAGCACAGGAGTCACCAGTTAGTCCCTCTGGGAGAAGATCTGTTTGAAGACAAGAAAGTTTATCTTCAGCAGATGATCCaaaagagacgagagaagctgGAGGAGATCAGAGAGTCAGTGAGATTCAGGAAGGAAGCAGCAGACAGAGGGAAAGCTGAAGGTGTGGAGATGTTCACTGCTCTGATGGAGCTTGTTCGAAgaggcctgaaggagctgatgaAGACAATGGAGGAGCAACAAGaagcagaagagagagaggctgaaggtttgatcaaagagctggaggaggaaatatttgagctgatgaagagaagctctgaggtggagcagcGCTCCCACTCTGAAGACCACCTCCTCCAACACTTCTGCTCCCTGAAAGCTCCTCCAGCCACCAAGGACTGGACAGAGGTCATGGTCCATCCATCATCACATGAGGGGACTGTGCTGAGAGCTGTGGCTCAGCtggaggacacactcagtgatgagatgaagatgatgaagatgaagatgatgcaGCAGTTTGCAGTAGATGTGACTCTTGATCCTCTTACAGCTCATCCTAAACTCGTCCTGTCGGATGATGGGAAACAAGTTTACTGCAGTGATGTGAAGAAGCACCTTCCAGACAACAAAGAGAGATTTTCTCATTGTGTCAGTGTTTTAGGGAAACAGAATTTCAGTTCAGGCAGATTTTACTTTGAGGTTCAggttaaaggaaaaactgaGTGGACTTTAGGAGTGGTTAAAGAATCCATCAACAGGAAGGGATATATTACTGCGACTCCTAAGAATGGTTACTGGACTGTGACActcagagatggaaatgtgtatAAAGCATATGAAGATCATCCAGTCATTCTTCATCTGAAGCGTGTTCCTGAgaaggtgggtgtgtttgtggactatgaggagggtgtggtctccttttatgatgtagatgcagcagctctgatctactccttcactcactgctgcttcactcatAAACTACACCCATTCTTTAGTCCTGGTTTAAACCATGGTGGTAAAAACTCAGCACCTCTGATCATctgtcctgtcaatcaaagtgaatgatcagtgtcatgatgaagtctcaccaacaatagattcaatggttctctgcaaccattcacttctccaggttggttacacactccatccaacctaacatgtatgtttctcaacagtgggaggaaacattttattaaagaagtttcacatttggtgtttggattgtgatgaaataaaagtggattaaaaaaatatattttacaaaatgattcattgTACAAAcgtgttacatgttttatgatcAGTTAAAAGGTGTTAGTggttagtaaaataggaacatgattatttttttctatgaaatgtaataaaaataagatGCTCAGGTTATCTAAGGAGTTTTTGTAAGTCCATCtaagtttaatttgtaattgtgttgaGTATAActggtacattttatttttaagtgttgtatgtgggtataaatgttgatatatacaactatgtacacttttctttttcttttgttttttgtcatattactTTTGAAACCTACATGTAAAAGAGGGTGATTGAACCTCAAAGAAATATTCTCTGTTTATCCAGGTttacttaattttaattgaatttaactgtttttttttgtttgttttttttatttctctttgagttttatttcaagaaaaaagcACTTGTAAAGATCACAGGCATCTATACACTTTATTATTGTATCTGTCAAAGTGTGTTGTATGCCACcctttgtaaactttgtgtaattgttcaaacaaaaacacagaaaaataaagaatttacaaaaaaaaatgtggtgaaaataaaGCATTTGCATGAATTAAGAAGAATAAAGTGTTGAATgttcaaactttaaaatgtactttttaagtCACTACGactcttccttattatcttaccctttaattaaagagaaaccgtgaagttttggtgtttaagaagtgtttatctcactggtagccctttggattatTCACTAGTTTTAAAGTAGCTCCATGTTTCACAAAGGTTGGTGACTTGttctttagatcagtggttttcaaccgtTTCAGACCGCGACCCCACAGAAATGGGTTTAAAGTAGCAAACTAGAGCGGGCAAAAACTGACATAAAGTGCTAAAAATGGTTAAaactgtcaatattggaacaattagttgaaactggctaataatgggaatgacaaatggtgaatgtggttaaattggcaaaaaaaaattgagcatggaatatgatgaaaataggttaaaagtgacaataatgggtcaacatttgtgacattaggtggaaaagtggtggaaagggtttataagtgcaaaaGTGGAAAcacgtgtgcagaaaaggcattgaaataagattggaagtgtcagaaatgggagtaatatagtaaaaatatggcaagaaaaagggatgaaagcatgttaaaatatagcaagtttggtttagttgcagaaaaagggaaagTATGAGCAAAAAACAGGGTCCttgccccaaggttgagaactcctgctttAGATGCTGGTTCcaggctgctgtggtgtgtgcaGTCTCCTCTGTGGCCACTAGGTGTCAGCCTCCCTCTGCTAACAGCCTGACTCTTTGGATGGAGGTAAAAACCTATGTTTGGCTACAAAAAGTCTACAAACCAGTGACAATAAGCTGTTTCCTCATCAGAATCCCAGTTGTGAGGGAAGAAGAGGAAGTTTGTGTCGAATTAAAACTTAAAGGTAGGGTCGGTAACTTTCTAAATCTAGCTTGATTTTGATGTAGCATGCTCCGACAGCTCCGCCTTCCgactccccctcccccctgtgCTTCCTCTGAAGCCACCCCCCCCTCACTCACATGAACGCGTACgcagaagcagacctcagcCAAGCGTATGATGTCGCATTCAGCGGTAAgatatactttatcattttatatgttaaaaaagtgACTAATTTACTAGCAACGGTGGCGGCCAagctagcatgttagcattaggTTACCCGGTAGTAAAGCGTTTAGAAGGAGGGCGACATTCGTCCCCAAGTTGTAGTCCTCCTGAAaacaaaggtttattataatgaGTTTTTCTTTACCACTACTCAGAGTATCGATCAGCTGGTCTGCCACTGTCCTAGAACATAAGTCTTTTacctcttttattttattataatcattattttcatttatttggcacCTTATTCATTTTCACCTGGTTATTCAGTTTCCCTTACAACATCTTACTTTTCTGCGTgtctataattattatttttagtgttgttttcatttcttattgtttctttttagtgCCACTTTTTGCCTAATTACCAGTCAGGGATAATATaacagacagagagaggagtATAGCTGTAGTCTgtagaaaccttttttttattattatttatttctgtacattctggtttctttcttatatttaatattctgtatttatatattatttcacccaagtgctgcttttcttttctttctataATACAACTGGAATTGTAATTTCCCTGcccgaaataaaataaagtatatctaatctaatattgtttttttttttttaattcaatagaTGTAATAGAGCTGGGAAAAATAATGTCATGTCTACAGCAAttacagatacatttttttgttcagtTATAATCATTGACGAAAAGCCTAAATGTTTGATAGaatttcttatttctcttttagAGTTCAGAAGGTGAGAGGTTTTATGCCTCTGACCCTGATTACAGTCCGGAGCCAAGTACATCGTGGAGTCAGAGGAGACGTGGCCGAAGTCAAAGGAGGATTGCCACAAATAGAGGCCAACGTCTCAGAGGCAGAGGACGGGGAACCAGAGGACGGGGAACAATAATCCTCGATCAAGATAATGCAAGTCGTGCTCAGATTCTGCAGGGTCTACGAATTGCAGATGAGCAGGTATAGCAAATATAGGTTCTGCAATCAACATCACATGTAATAAACTGGCACGCTACTTAGTGTGGACACTAGATTCCTCTTAGAGAACAGTAAAGCTATATTCAATGAAACATTCCTAAATATCTTGAAAATGTTATGCTTTACAGGCCAGAATTCAAACACTAAACTTAGAGGAATGTCGTCAACTGCTGCAGCGCTGCTTGTCACGTGAACCAAGCATGATGTTTGACCTGCTACACATCACATCAGCAAATGCACCAGCACCTGGCACTCAAGTGTCAAATCAGCTGAGCTGGTGTGTGTGCAACAACTGCAGGGATATGCCCACAGATGTAGAAtgcagcacaggcccacccggcgccacgatacaacactctccaccgggaggcggccccggcccccccgacgagagaggacgccatccaccgccaagcagggccatcccgtcagtcacggaccggcaagccagagtaccgaagcacccccagcccggaaccgcccccccacaccaacggcgcccatagagccccccccccccccacggaggcaatccccgacgacccacgcaccggcacgagacacccccccgacgccagcacaccccgaacaacagcgggcccgaggccaccagccccgccccgcccaaggctgcgcagcgccgccacgagccgcggccggtccccgggcagatggccggagagcacctccccggacacgtagcccaaggatccgcccccggggcacccccgccccggaatcgcgcccacggcgcccggtgcacccagccagtagaccagccaatcccaacgcggatccaccgggccaggaaccacgcgccgcgcccccgcacacccgcccaatacgacccccggggaggccccatagcaccccccaccccacccctctagccataacgtccacaccccggccgttgtggtcgtacaaaaagcccccgagggggccccgcctggctcgtctcgtaagcgacatccctggcaaaggtgcgccccagggagccaagccaaggacccgcaagggccgacggagcaacccacagccacacccccgccacccagcatgacacatccatcattaacatttggacacattcagctgattggaaagtagatggaggattatttagaagtgatatcagtgaacagcttccagttacaaaccagagctgggcttagatctatcaatgtgatcatccaaacaatgtctatgatgtcttaactttttttgttgatatattttgttaatacatatttcatgagtaatatagttgtctctgtcacattttatttggcatgagtaaataaactagtacagtgactattggaagtatgtattcatatagttggAGCTTTAGTAGAGTCATcatttatgtccaaatgagtatgtgtttgaaggttggatgtacaaagaggtgtactgtACATACTCTGCACTCTCTAGTGTTATAAatgggtttatttgcaggtgcaaattaaaatagcatgtgcgatttccctggtttaattctatgggacatgaacatgataaatgtgttttttttttttttctttactcatttttatatatttttttgtttggtgtatttttctgtaatgtatgtttttttatgtgtatttttgtatctttctgttgtgtttttgtgcattttttgtatgattattattattattttttgcctttgtagtgtgattctggagtcattttgtgtatttttgtataaatatttagttttgtgtattttgagtcattttcatatttttgttgtcgttggtgcatttctgttatcattttgtgtactttttgtgtaaatattgtttagttttctgttttacgtagttatgtgtatttttgtatttttaaatttgacataaaaagctaCAAGCTCTTCAGGCAGATGttgccaaatgtgtgaaaataacaGATGTTTGCTGATGGCTATGGTGGAGCTTCATCTTCAGCAGCATCTGAAGCGGCCACAGCCCACaggtgatgatggtggaggtGGTCGTCAGGTGGATGAGGGGAAGgggaaacaggaggaggagagacc
This genomic window from Gouania willdenowi unplaced genomic scaffold, fGouWil2.1 scaffold_31_arrow_ctg1, whole genome shotgun sequence contains:
- the LOC114459506 gene encoding E3 ubiquitin-protein ligase TRIM39-like, which codes for MSPACSGTSEHHFLCSICLEVLTDPVTTSCGHNFCKTCISTHWDTSTTSRCPVCNQVFSTKPQLKVNIMMREMVSQFRRESEKKAAAPGEVPCDVCTGTKVKALKSCLDCGVSYCETHLEPHLTASGLRRHQLVEPVENLETRMCPKHSKPLELFCQSDQTRVCLMCSLLEHRSHQLVPLGEDLFEDKKVYLQQMIQKRREKLEEIRESVRFRKEAADRGKAEGVEMFTALMELVRRGLKELMKTMEEQQEAEEREAEGLIKELEEEIFELMKRSSEVEQRSHSEDHLLQHFCSLKAPPATKDWTEVMVHPSSHEGTVLRAVAQLEDTLSDEMKMMKMKMMQQFAVDVTLDPLTAHPKLVLSDDGKQVYCSDVKKHLPDNKERFSHCVSVLGKQNFSSGRFYFEVQVKGKTEWTLGVVKESINRKGYITATPKNGYWTVTLRDGNVYKAYEDHPVILHLKRVPEKVGVFVDYEEGVVSFYDVDAAALIYSFTHCCFTHKLHPFFSPGLNHGGKNSAPLIICPVNQSE